A genomic segment from Nitrosopumilus sp. K4 encodes:
- the fsa gene encoding fructose-6-phosphate aldolase yields the protein MKIFLDTANLESIKKFNDMGLLDGITTNPSLMSKEGGNPKDGMKQITNIIKGDVSLEVVSTDYAGMIEEGKRLRQYGDNVVVKVPMTSDGLKACKNLSSEGIPVNVTLVFSPNQALLAAKSGAKYVSPFIGRLDDIGQDGMHLIKEIKEIFSNYDFGTEILVASVRHPMHVIEAAKIGADVVTLPPAVLDKMLKHPLTDIGLKNFLADWEKLKSENSDIKI from the coding sequence ATGAAGATTTTTTTAGACACAGCTAACCTTGAATCTATTAAAAAATTCAATGATATGGGATTACTTGACGGTATTACAACAAACCCTTCTTTGATGTCAAAAGAAGGAGGCAACCCAAAAGACGGTATGAAACAAATCACTAACATCATCAAAGGTGATGTTAGCTTAGAGGTTGTAAGCACAGATTATGCTGGTATGATTGAAGAAGGAAAACGGCTAAGACAGTATGGGGATAATGTTGTTGTCAAAGTTCCTATGACTTCTGATGGGCTAAAAGCTTGCAAGAATCTTTCATCTGAAGGGATTCCTGTAAATGTTACATTGGTGTTCTCGCCTAATCAGGCATTACTTGCAGCAAAGTCTGGAGCAAAATATGTTAGTCCCTTTATTGGAAGGCTAGATGATATTGGGCAAGATGGAATGCATCTAATTAAAGAAATCAAAGAAATTTTTTCAAATTATGATTTTGGAACTGAGATATTAGTTGCTAGTGTAAGACATCCAATGCATGTTATAGAAGCTGCAAAAATTGGTGCAGATGTTGTTACTTTACCGCCTGCTGTATTGGATAAAATGCTAAAGCATCCGCTAACTGATATTGGCTTGAAAAACTTTTTGGCAGATTGGGAAAAACTAAAATCAGAAAACTCTGATATTAAAATTTAA
- a CDS encoding transketolase family protein, giving the protein MNPPEMTDMRTEYSKTLIQLGKENPNIVVLGADTTDSLKTSGFGKEFPNRFFNVGIAEGNLVSLSAGLAASGKISFASTYAIFLPGRAVDQIRNGIAYPSPPGKKGLSVKLVASHGGLSVGPDGGSHQQIEDIAIMRAIPNFRVFIPADTFAVSKLTRLMAQEYGPFYMRMARSKTPVVHSESQEFQIGKGITLRDGSDCTIVACGITVRMALEAAESLRQEGISCRVLDMFSVKPIDDELLEKASRETGCIVTCEEHNILGGMGSAVTEAVSERYPVPIKRIGAQDMFGESARDNEIPQLLEKHGITSFNIAKQVKEIRSKKL; this is encoded by the coding sequence ATGAATCCTCCAGAAATGACTGATATGAGAACAGAATACTCTAAAACTCTGATTCAACTTGGTAAAGAAAATCCAAATATTGTTGTCTTAGGCGCTGATACAACTGATTCACTGAAAACATCTGGATTTGGAAAAGAATTTCCAAATCGTTTTTTCAACGTTGGAATTGCAGAAGGAAACCTTGTCTCTCTTTCTGCTGGATTGGCAGCATCTGGAAAAATTTCATTTGCAAGTACTTATGCAATTTTTCTTCCAGGTAGGGCTGTAGACCAGATTAGAAATGGAATTGCATACCCTTCACCTCCTGGAAAAAAAGGACTCAGTGTTAAACTAGTCGCTTCCCATGGTGGTCTATCTGTTGGTCCTGATGGAGGCTCTCATCAACAAATAGAAGACATAGCAATAATGAGAGCAATTCCAAACTTTAGGGTCTTTATCCCTGCTGATACTTTTGCTGTTTCAAAACTAACACGATTAATGGCACAAGAATATGGCCCATTCTATATGAGAATGGCCAGATCAAAAACTCCTGTTGTTCATTCAGAATCTCAAGAATTTCAGATTGGGAAAGGAATTACTCTTCGTGATGGTAGTGATTGTACTATTGTTGCATGTGGAATTACAGTTAGAATGGCACTTGAAGCTGCTGAATCATTACGACAAGAGGGTATTTCATGCAGAGTGTTGGACATGTTTTCTGTAAAACCAATTGATGATGAATTACTAGAAAAGGCATCACGCGAAACTGGATGTATTGTTACCTGTGAAGAACATAATATCCTAGGCGGCATGGGCTCTGCTGTAACTGAAGCAGTATCTGAACGATATCCTGTGCCAATAAAGAGAATTGGAGCTCAGGACATGTTTGGAGAATCTGCAAGAGATAATGAAATACCACAACTTTTAGAGAAACATGGAATAACATCTTTTAATATAGCAAAACAAGTCAAAGAAATCAGGAGTAAAAAACTATGA
- a CDS encoding ribulose-phosphate 3-epimerase yields the protein MGLNYYQIKKNILSARKLVIRATNLAGSGHPGGSFSMAEILGCLFYKYLKYDPKNPSWEDRDRLVLSKGHAAPGLFSNMAIAGYFPESELDTLRKFGSKLQGHPDLKCPGVEFCGGSLGTGLSYSIGIALAGRIDGKNYRVYTIVGDGESDEGQVWEAAMTAAKYKIDNLTVFLDRNFIQQDSYTEKIMPLDERLEGDDISEMWKDASRWKTGDKWRSFGWNVIEIDGHRIEQIDAAIKKAHMTKGVPTIIISRTIKGKSVEHMEDNPQWHGKAPDTDVVPIINQELDSQFMIAPSIIAGDMTNLANEVKRCVNGRSDYIHLDVMDGQFVPNKTFDHLKIKELRPLTVIPFDSHLMINEPVKHVRDYIEAGSDIITVHAEVCDESSFGEIHDLLKQSQVGVGLAINPDTDLPEWSYKFISTLDQLIVMSVVPGKSGQKYIEETHQKMIRLKPILNENNFSGFVEADGGVTLDNIGSIFADGARAFVGGSAIIGQQDVRGAIREFRNAVLKSRRSLLLQKAHELGGSELVQKWIGLHVVGEKQDQIKKIAEEANYL from the coding sequence ATGGGCCTGAATTATTATCAGATAAAGAAGAATATTCTTAGTGCCCGAAAGTTAGTTATTCGTGCAACAAATCTTGCAGGTTCAGGTCATCCTGGGGGTTCTTTTTCTATGGCTGAAATCTTGGGCTGTCTTTTCTACAAATATCTAAAGTATGACCCAAAAAATCCTTCTTGGGAAGATCGAGATCGATTAGTGCTTTCAAAAGGACATGCTGCACCTGGATTATTTTCTAATATGGCAATTGCAGGTTATTTTCCAGAATCTGAGTTAGACACTCTGAGAAAATTTGGAAGTAAACTACAAGGCCATCCTGATTTAAAATGTCCAGGTGTTGAGTTTTGTGGAGGTTCTCTTGGAACTGGATTATCATATTCTATTGGAATTGCATTGGCAGGAAGAATAGATGGAAAAAATTATCGTGTATATACAATTGTAGGTGATGGCGAATCTGATGAAGGACAAGTATGGGAGGCTGCAATGACTGCAGCAAAATATAAGATTGACAACCTTACCGTATTTTTAGACAGGAACTTCATCCAACAAGATTCTTACACTGAAAAAATTATGCCATTAGATGAAAGACTTGAAGGTGATGATATTTCTGAAATGTGGAAAGATGCATCTAGATGGAAGACTGGTGACAAATGGAGATCATTTGGATGGAATGTGATAGAAATTGATGGTCATAGAATTGAACAAATTGATGCAGCTATAAAAAAAGCACATATGACAAAAGGTGTCCCTACAATAATAATTTCAAGAACAATTAAAGGAAAATCTGTTGAACATATGGAGGACAATCCACAATGGCATGGAAAGGCACCTGATACTGATGTTGTGCCAATAATTAATCAAGAATTAGACTCTCAATTTATGATTGCACCATCAATTATTGCTGGTGATATGACTAATTTAGCAAATGAGGTAAAGCGTTGTGTTAATGGAAGATCCGATTATATTCATCTAGATGTCATGGATGGACAATTTGTTCCAAACAAAACATTTGATCATTTGAAAATTAAAGAACTAAGGCCATTAACAGTCATCCCCTTTGATTCTCATCTTATGATAAATGAACCTGTAAAACATGTAAGGGATTACATTGAGGCTGGTAGCGATATTATCACAGTTCATGCAGAAGTATGTGATGAATCAAGCTTTGGTGAAATCCATGATTTGTTAAAGCAAAGTCAGGTAGGAGTAGGACTAGCAATAAACCCTGATACTGATCTACCTGAGTGGTCTTACAAATTCATTTCAACACTTGATCAACTAATAGTTATGTCTGTAGTACCTGGAAAATCTGGACAAAAGTACATTGAAGAAACTCATCAAAAAATGATCAGATTGAAACCTATTTTGAATGAAAATAATTTTTCTGGTTTTGTTGAGGCTGATGGTGGTGTTACGCTGGATAATATTGGTTCTATTTTTGCAGATGGCGCACGAGCATTTGTTGGTGGGAGTGCAATAATTGGTCAACAAGACGTTAGAGGTGCAATTAGAGAATTTCGAAATGCAGTTCTAAAATCAAGAAGATCGCTTTTACTTCAAAAAGCACATGAATTGGGTGGTTCTGAGTTGGTACAGAAATGGATTGGATTGCATGTTGTTGGTGAAAAACAAGATCAGATTAAGAAGATTGCAGAGGAGGCAAATTACCTATGA
- a CDS encoding leucyl aminopeptidase: MKIKIESVRSIGKKTSLLCAFVIEGSDKASGLSELDSKTSDLIKQSLSDMGGKFGKITVIPTKSPAQRIVLAGIGKKEKFTEDTIRFVSGKIAQKARELKLKDFSIILPPSSVFDTLSSASQIVEGCKLSLYKFDKFKSEKENTIPELSIIVPKSEKISKSAKISEIVSDATIFTKSIANLPPNECTPTTLANFAKEMAKKNKMKCSVFSKNELKKQGFGGIIAVGKGSKNEPKMIVLEHLKGKASEKPIVLVGKAVTFDTGGISLKPGAKMDEMKFDKCGGCTVLGIMKAVSELKLPINVVGIIPSVENMPSGESYRPGDIIKLYNGKTAEILNTDAEGRLILADALSYGEKHYKPRAIIDFATLTGACIIALGTNVAAIVSNNEKLKQKIIESSKKTTEEIWELPLNEDYMNMIKSDVADMKNVGIGRSAGTITAAAFLRNAINDTPWVHVDIAGVAWTQEATKEKPYNPKGATGFGVRLILDYLQNI, from the coding sequence ATGAAAATTAAGATTGAAAGTGTGAGATCTATAGGCAAAAAAACATCATTATTGTGTGCATTTGTGATTGAGGGTTCAGATAAGGCATCAGGCTTGAGTGAGTTAGATTCGAAAACATCAGATCTAATAAAACAATCTCTTTCTGACATGGGGGGCAAATTTGGCAAAATTACAGTTATTCCTACAAAATCTCCTGCCCAAAGGATAGTATTAGCAGGCATTGGAAAGAAAGAAAAATTTACCGAGGATACAATTAGATTTGTTTCAGGCAAAATTGCTCAAAAAGCTAGAGAGTTAAAATTAAAAGATTTTTCTATTATTTTACCACCAAGTTCAGTTTTTGATACACTTTCTTCAGCATCACAGATTGTTGAAGGTTGTAAGCTATCATTATACAAATTTGATAAATTCAAATCAGAGAAAGAAAATACCATTCCAGAACTTTCAATAATTGTTCCAAAATCAGAAAAAATTTCCAAATCTGCAAAAATTTCAGAAATAGTTTCAGATGCTACAATTTTTACTAAAAGTATTGCAAACCTACCACCTAACGAATGTACTCCAACAACACTAGCAAACTTTGCAAAAGAAATGGCAAAAAAGAACAAAATGAAATGCAGTGTTTTTTCAAAAAATGAATTAAAAAAACAAGGTTTTGGAGGGATAATTGCGGTTGGTAAGGGAAGTAAGAATGAACCAAAAATGATTGTTTTAGAACATCTTAAAGGAAAGGCATCAGAAAAACCAATTGTTCTTGTAGGAAAAGCAGTAACTTTTGACACAGGTGGAATTTCTCTCAAACCAGGAGCCAAAATGGATGAGATGAAGTTTGACAAATGTGGTGGTTGTACAGTTTTAGGAATAATGAAAGCAGTGTCTGAATTGAAATTACCAATCAATGTTGTTGGAATTATACCATCAGTAGAAAACATGCCAAGTGGGGAGTCTTACAGACCTGGAGACATCATCAAATTATACAATGGAAAAACTGCAGAAATATTGAATACAGATGCTGAGGGCAGATTGATTTTAGCTGATGCATTGTCATATGGGGAAAAACACTACAAACCCAGAGCAATAATTGATTTTGCAACATTGACTGGTGCATGCATTATTGCTTTAGGAACTAATGTTGCAGCAATAGTTTCAAACAATGAAAAGTTAAAACAAAAAATTATTGAATCTTCAAAGAAAACAACCGAAGAAATATGGGAGCTTCCTCTAAATGAAGATTACATGAACATGATAAAATCAGACGTTGCAGATATGAAAAATGTGGGCATTGGCAGATCAGCAGGAACGATTACAGCTGCAGCATTTCTTAGGAATGCAATTAACGATACACCTTGGGTACATGTTGACATTGCAGGAGTTGCATGGACTCAAGAAGCAACAAAAGAAAAACCATACAATCCAAAGGGTGCTACTGGGTTTGGAGTAAGATTGATTTTAGACTACTTGCAAAACATTTAA
- a CDS encoding ribosome biogenesis/translation initiation ATPase RLI — protein MTHRVAVLDKDLCQPKKCGLECIKYCPVNKSGADCIVLNEETKKAQIDENICNGCGICVKVCPFEAITIVNLASELSTDKIHQYGPNSFRLYRLPTPKKGEVVGLLGRNGMGKSTVVNILSGNLKPNLGRYENPPEWDEILKYYSGTELKAHFEKIKQKQIRASIKPQQVHHIAQAFDGTGKELIEKYDERGVSSQLIKELGLQNSVDQCLKELSGGELQRIAVAAAASKDAEFYFFDEPSSYNDVFQRTGVARVIQGLAKIGKSVMVVEHDLTLLDFLSDYIEVLYGEPAAYGIVSNILSTKVGINVFLDGYLPNENVRFRDKKFSFDVSSSSTDEFQEGSEIITYPKLEKKYSSFSVTIDPGVVRKGEILGIMGANALGKTTLMKMIAGVEKPDNGEIDKKIKIAYKPQYLQNDIDVEVVALLSKANGNPIEGSQEEEQILEPLKIKKLYNKSVKNLSGGELQKVAVASCLLQKVDLYALDEPSAFLDVEDRIAIAKFLQKFVRSFGKSAIIIDHDLQLMDLISDSMVIFEGESGKLGHATSPMNKSDAMNRFLKSLDMSFRRDEKSFRPRVNKLESRLDKEQKVSGNFYYKK, from the coding sequence ATGACACATAGAGTAGCAGTATTAGATAAGGATCTATGCCAACCTAAGAAATGTGGCTTGGAATGCATTAAATATTGCCCTGTAAATAAGTCAGGAGCAGATTGTATTGTACTTAACGAAGAGACAAAAAAAGCTCAAATTGATGAAAATATCTGCAATGGATGCGGTATTTGTGTCAAAGTCTGTCCATTTGAAGCAATTACAATTGTAAATCTAGCATCAGAACTTTCAACAGATAAAATTCATCAATACGGTCCAAATTCATTTAGGCTCTATAGATTACCAACTCCAAAAAAAGGAGAAGTGGTAGGATTGTTAGGCAGGAACGGAATGGGTAAAAGTACTGTAGTAAATATTCTTTCAGGAAATTTAAAACCCAATCTTGGAAGATATGAGAATCCCCCAGAATGGGATGAGATTCTAAAATATTATAGCGGTACAGAATTAAAAGCTCATTTTGAGAAAATTAAACAGAAACAAATTCGTGCATCAATTAAACCCCAACAAGTACATCATATTGCACAAGCCTTTGACGGTACAGGAAAAGAACTCATTGAAAAATATGATGAGAGAGGGGTCTCAAGTCAATTAATCAAAGAATTAGGATTGCAAAATTCAGTAGATCAATGCCTAAAGGAGCTTAGCGGTGGAGAATTACAAAGGATTGCAGTTGCAGCTGCAGCATCAAAGGATGCAGAATTTTACTTTTTTGATGAACCATCATCTTACAATGATGTGTTTCAAAGAACAGGTGTTGCCAGAGTTATTCAAGGATTAGCAAAAATTGGAAAAAGTGTCATGGTTGTAGAGCATGATTTAACACTATTAGATTTTCTTAGCGACTACATCGAGGTTCTTTATGGAGAACCAGCAGCTTATGGAATTGTTTCAAATATTTTATCAACCAAAGTTGGAATCAATGTTTTTCTTGACGGATACTTGCCAAATGAAAATGTACGATTTAGAGACAAGAAATTTTCATTTGATGTATCATCTTCATCTACGGATGAATTTCAGGAAGGAAGTGAGATAATCACATATCCAAAATTAGAGAAAAAATACTCGTCATTTTCAGTAACAATTGATCCAGGTGTTGTTAGAAAAGGGGAAATTTTGGGAATAATGGGTGCTAATGCACTTGGAAAAACAACCTTAATGAAAATGATTGCAGGCGTAGAAAAACCAGACAATGGAGAAATAGATAAGAAAATAAAGATTGCATACAAACCTCAATATCTTCAAAATGATATCGATGTAGAGGTTGTAGCCTTGTTGAGCAAGGCAAATGGAAATCCAATAGAAGGAAGTCAAGAAGAAGAACAAATTCTTGAACCATTAAAAATTAAGAAATTATACAACAAATCTGTCAAAAATCTTTCAGGCGGGGAACTTCAAAAGGTTGCAGTTGCTTCCTGTTTATTACAAAAGGTCGATCTTTATGCATTAGATGAACCATCAGCATTTTTAGATGTAGAAGATAGAATCGCAATAGCAAAATTCCTACAGAAATTTGTTCGTTCTTTTGGAAAATCTGCAATAATAATTGATCATGATTTACAGTTAATGGATCTGATTTCAGATTCAATGGTAATTTTTGAAGGAGAATCAGGAAAATTAGGACATGCAACATCTCCAATGAACAAATCAGATGCAATGAATAGATTTCTAAAATCACTTGATATGTCATTTAGAAGAGATGAAAAAAGTTTCAGGCCAAGAGTTAACAAATTAGAAAGTAGATTGGATAAAGAACAAAAAGTATCAGGTAATTTCTATTACAAAAAATGA
- a CDS encoding class I SAM-dependent methyltransferase family protein — MLKNALENVLTPEESEELISAFDQIGDIIIVRIPDSLLDKKKIIGETLLKEVSIAKSVFYQASAVEGDFRTRSLEILAGENKTETEYKEFGCRFIVDVENAFFSPRLSTERERIANLTQDGEVVVNMFAGVGMFSIMVAKKKRCTVYSIDINPVASNLCKKNIASNKLLGNVISINGDASKIIKEKLENKSDRTLMLLPERSDEFLQSAIDTTKNGGIIHYYSHIHADKKSDAGKLSEKHYLEITPVKSEILGSKIVRPVGPRYYQTVVDVKISK, encoded by the coding sequence ATGTTGAAAAACGCATTAGAAAATGTGCTTACTCCAGAAGAAAGCGAAGAATTGATTTCAGCGTTCGATCAAATTGGAGATATCATCATAGTAAGAATTCCAGATTCATTGTTAGATAAGAAAAAGATAATCGGAGAAACTCTTCTAAAAGAAGTCAGTATTGCCAAGAGTGTTTTTTATCAAGCATCAGCAGTAGAGGGAGATTTTCGTACAAGAAGCCTAGAGATTCTTGCAGGAGAAAATAAGACGGAAACTGAATACAAAGAATTTGGGTGTAGATTCATAGTTGATGTTGAAAATGCATTTTTTTCACCAAGATTATCTACGGAAAGGGAAAGAATTGCAAATTTAACTCAAGATGGAGAAGTAGTAGTGAATATGTTTGCAGGCGTAGGAATGTTTTCCATTATGGTTGCAAAGAAGAAAAGATGTACGGTGTACAGTATAGATATCAATCCCGTAGCATCAAATCTTTGCAAAAAAAACATCGCCTCAAACAAATTACTTGGAAATGTAATTTCTATTAATGGGGATGCATCAAAAATTATCAAAGAAAAATTAGAAAATAAATCAGATAGAACACTAATGCTTCTTCCAGAAAGATCTGATGAGTTTTTACAATCTGCAATAGACACTACAAAAAATGGTGGAATTATTCATTATTATTCACATATCCATGCAGATAAAAAATCAGATGCAGGAAAACTTTCTGAAAAACACTATTTAGAAATAACACCAGTAAAATCTGAAATATTAGGTTCAAAAATAGTTAGGCCTGTAGGACCAAGATATTATCAAACAGTGGTAGACGTAAAAATTTCAAAATAA
- a CDS encoding transcriptional regulator, whose amino-acid sequence MDKRKGMGITIFVLCIGGFFVYAYLLMLSEWSPIVLQLSVLMIAGGILGVIAWIGYVMATTKPSPASITSDD is encoded by the coding sequence ATGGACAAACGCAAAGGAATGGGTATTACCATTTTTGTTTTGTGTATTGGAGGCTTCTTTGTTTATGCATATCTGTTAATGCTTTCTGAATGGAGTCCTATTGTTCTACAACTTTCTGTATTGATGATTGCCGGTGGAATTTTGGGAGTAATTGCATGGATTGGATATGTAATGGCAACCACAAAACCATCTCCTGCATCCATAACCTCTGACGATTAA
- the rimI gene encoding ribosomal protein S18-alanine N-acetyltransferase: MQVILRQIGDCIIRRAEPSDLIPVMEINLKTLPEHYSDYFYESLLAEIPEAFLVAEINGKHVGYIMCKTEYGFSNFKKLGFVKKGHVVSVAVLDEYRKKGIGKALVEESINGVKIKKCDEFYLEVRCSNTDAVRLYEKLGFVIRQQLNAYYRDGEDAYLMAIELN; encoded by the coding sequence ATGCAAGTAATCCTTAGACAGATTGGGGATTGTATTATTCGAAGAGCTGAACCAAGCGATCTGATTCCTGTCATGGAAATTAACCTAAAGACATTACCAGAACATTATTCTGATTATTTCTATGAAAGCCTACTTGCAGAAATTCCAGAGGCTTTCTTAGTTGCAGAGATTAATGGAAAGCATGTTGGATATATTATGTGTAAAACTGAATATGGTTTTTCAAACTTTAAAAAATTAGGGTTTGTAAAAAAAGGACACGTAGTTTCAGTTGCAGTTCTTGATGAATATAGAAAAAAAGGAATTGGTAAAGCACTTGTTGAAGAATCAATAAATGGTGTAAAAATAAAAAAATGTGATGAGTTTTACTTGGAAGTTCGATGCTCAAATACTGATGCTGTTAGATTGTATGAAAAACTTGGATTTGTGATTAGACAACAACTTAATGCATATTATCGTGATGGTGAGGATGCATATTTGATGGCAATTGAATTGAATTAG
- a CDS encoding site-2 protease family protein — translation MSDPSQEEVISLVNSMFEVTQFNKGLYSLEFRIENHDFKEKFENLARKLESMSYVCKLELMNNEKFIIIQKFAPKKQRKWLSTSWTPRILFAVVITFVMIDGYYRTAGTNSIVDIGEPLEMAGIYTLSLLGILGIHELGHIIAAKIHKLNTTWPYFIPGLPVIGIPTFGAFIQSRGLTINREILFDVAIAGPIAGLIIAVIVSVYGAYTAPILDQEFAQDLFEESRLIEWNQGEPLLMTASLAMFGKGGEGHEVIMTPVLFAAWIGFLITFLNLLPAWQLDGGHMARTLLGPKLHRYATFGSMAILVLLGYWLMAMLILVMSSKNPSANPLDDISPLSKNRKMIYIGVIILAFLCAPLPANFLS, via the coding sequence ATGAGCGATCCATCTCAAGAAGAAGTAATTTCATTGGTTAATTCTATGTTTGAAGTTACTCAATTTAACAAAGGGTTGTATTCTTTGGAATTTAGAATCGAAAATCATGATTTTAAAGAAAAATTTGAAAATTTGGCTCGTAAGTTAGAATCAATGAGTTATGTATGCAAATTAGAACTTATGAATAATGAAAAATTTATCATAATTCAAAAATTTGCTCCAAAAAAACAAAGAAAATGGCTCAGTACTTCATGGACTCCGAGAATTCTCTTTGCTGTCGTAATCACATTTGTAATGATTGACGGATACTATAGAACTGCAGGAACAAACTCTATTGTAGATATCGGAGAGCCGCTAGAAATGGCAGGGATTTACACATTATCTCTTCTAGGCATTTTAGGAATTCACGAGCTTGGACACATAATAGCTGCAAAAATTCACAAACTTAACACAACATGGCCATATTTCATACCAGGATTACCAGTTATTGGAATTCCTACTTTTGGTGCATTTATTCAATCAAGAGGATTAACAATTAATCGCGAAATTTTATTTGATGTAGCCATTGCTGGACCAATTGCGGGATTAATTATTGCAGTCATTGTTTCAGTTTATGGGGCATATACAGCCCCAATTTTAGATCAAGAGTTTGCTCAAGATTTGTTTGAAGAGTCAAGATTAATTGAATGGAATCAAGGGGAACCACTTCTAATGACTGCAAGCCTAGCAATGTTTGGAAAGGGAGGAGAAGGTCACGAAGTAATTATGACTCCAGTATTGTTTGCAGCATGGATTGGATTTTTGATTACCTTTCTAAACTTGCTACCCGCATGGCAATTAGATGGAGGCCACATGGCAAGAACACTATTAGGGCCAAAATTGCACAGATATGCAACATTTGGAAGTATGGCAATCTTAGTTTTGTTAGGTTATTGGTTGATGGCAATGTTAATTCTTGTAATGAGTTCAAAAAACCCTAGTGCAAATCCATTAGATGATATTTCACCATTATCAAAAAACAGAAAGATGATCTACATAGGAGTCATAATACTTGCGTTTCTTTGCGCACCATTACCAGCAAACTTTCTATCTTAG
- a CDS encoding transcriptional regulator: MPEIWLNYGIADVVLDIRAENLEQKIDSDAKIMEDEAINEKISSIDLSKPMELVVLHNSRSVQKIISTMFSICEQKSLPFPKILAEKKILNLVKAGLPEGSSINEFDDAVLSNSNLVFMGEVEFDGLFGYETIATRLIKKFGQDSMLSAYAKRKDNMPSSGQPTESFQEAKKFSDNFEIQGIEIVANSKGIVDFTIGHPSQTSSATKTLESFGIKDVGEHKSMIISTGKDASNDNLGKSLSSLWNCSGAIKKDGLAILVAECKTGLGSDALQQFIEGRLTFEQLKNPTTYVSGMEDLLFLSEIQKDFQIGLVSILPEFYAKKLNMISLPGIKHAMDYILKTQGARQKVAVVTDGARLLLR, encoded by the coding sequence ATGCCTGAAATCTGGTTAAATTATGGTATTGCTGATGTGGTCTTGGATATTAGGGCAGAAAATTTAGAGCAAAAAATTGATTCTGATGCAAAAATAATGGAAGATGAAGCGATCAACGAGAAAATCAGTTCTATTGATTTGAGTAAACCAATGGAATTGGTCGTTTTACATAATTCCCGCTCTGTCCAAAAAATTATTTCAACTATGTTTTCTATCTGTGAACAAAAATCACTTCCTTTTCCAAAAATTCTTGCAGAGAAAAAAATTCTTAATTTGGTTAAGGCAGGATTACCTGAAGGAAGTTCAATTAATGAATTTGATGATGCTGTACTTTCAAACTCTAATCTTGTTTTTATGGGTGAAGTAGAATTTGATGGTCTTTTTGGATATGAAACAATTGCAACTCGTTTGATTAAAAAATTTGGTCAGGATTCTATGTTATCTGCATACGCAAAAAGAAAAGACAATATGCCTTCATCTGGACAACCTACTGAAAGTTTTCAAGAGGCAAAAAAGTTTTCAGATAATTTTGAAATTCAAGGAATTGAAATTGTAGCAAATTCTAAAGGAATAGTTGATTTTACGATTGGTCATCCATCACAAACATCATCTGCTACTAAGACACTAGAATCATTTGGAATAAAAGATGTAGGCGAACACAAATCGATGATAATTAGCACAGGAAAAGATGCTAGTAATGATAATCTTGGAAAATCCCTTTCTTCATTATGGAATTGTTCTGGTGCAATAAAAAAAGATGGTCTTGCGATTCTTGTTGCGGAATGCAAAACAGGACTTGGTTCAGATGCATTACAACAATTTATTGAAGGCAGATTAACTTTTGAACAACTTAAAAATCCTACAACATATGTTTCTGGAATGGAAGATTTGTTATTCTTATCTGAAATTCAAAAAGATTTCCAAATTGGGTTGGTTTCGATATTGCCTGAATTTTATGCAAAAAAATTAAACATGATTTCTCTTCCTGGGATAAAACATGCGATGGATTACATCTTAAAAACACAAGGTGCTAGACAAAAGGTTGCTGTAGTAACCGACGGTGCAAGATTGCTTCTAAGATAG